The genome window CTGGGTTATCCGTAGTCTTGTTGGTTAGTACACTTACTGAATACAGAAGATCTGTATTTATTAACAAGCTCTAGATATGACATGTCATCAGACATCTTGCGGTGCAGTTCTATCGATGTGGGGTTACTGgatagagaaaaaaaggtttttgaaATGCAGGATGCCAGTGGTGGAGAAATAGAGTTCCTGGACAGTGATTACAACTGAACTTCTTTCCACAGGGGTTACTACATCCGTGCCCGTGCTGTAGATCACTGTGTTCAAGACTTTCTGCTGAAGACCCAAAGCTACCCTAGGACACAGGTACGTTTTCTCTCTCTGGGTGTACTGGCAGTTTCCATTACATGTGTGAAAAGACTTTTTGGCATCTTGGCACAGCAGTAGCGTACTATTGCATCTGAACAGAATGAACTCAGAGATTTGACCGGCACTACTGTGACTGTCCATTTGTCACTTTGACAGAAATATGTGGGAGGGGGCAGTACCTACACAAAACTCTTCTACCTCTTGCAGGAGATTGCCTGATTTTGTCACTATAGATGATGTTATTGAATATTTTTCACACCTAGATGCTCAGGATGCTGCTAGACATGAGTATAACTTTTTCTGATACTTTATCTGCAGATCCTGTCTTTAGGTGCTGGCTTTGACTCCTTACGCTTCCGTTTGAAGGACGTAGGTCTTCTGCATCACACTGTGGTATACGAGGTGGATTTCCTAAATGTGGCATGCCAAAAAGCTGCTCTGATCAAAAGAATGAAAGAGTTGTCAGCACTGGTGGGAGATACCGGAGGGGAAGGATTAGGTATGGTATTTATGGAAGGTGTTCTGGATACTAAATGTTTAGAAGAAGCAAACATAACTTCAGCCTTTAGAAAGTGAGGTATGATGGTAGAGGAACTACAAAGTTGTAGACAAAAAGCATGGTTTTGCTGAAAATTTTTGGAACAAACAGATAATTTGTAAGCATtgggagatgaaaaaaagatgtgtaGGTGCTGGAATGGATTTGTCGGGAATGGATTATATCAAACCAGGTTCAGTTTCTTTCAGTTACAGTTTCTCAAGTACTGCATCTGGCTTTGGGATCTTTAATACAAAGGCAGTGGCAAACTGCAGCATGTCCAGTGAGAGGTCACAAGAACGATAAAGTGGTGGAGCACGACATAGGAGGgcaggctgagagaactgggtttgttcagccttagGAACTGAGGTGAGGCTTACTGCAGTCTTCAACTGTCTAACAGGAGAGGATGAAAAAGGTGGAGCCAGACTTTTCTTGGAGGCACAAAGCAAACAGTCAAGGGGCAATTGTTGCAAGTTGTAGCAAAGGAAACTTCAGTAATGtgtaatgaaaatgtttgtttcttggttttttttctgccacatGAGTAGTTAAAAATGggaacagattgcccagaaAGGCGGTAGAAACTCCAGCTTTGGACATAGTTAGAGCTTGACTGGACAAAGCCTCCAGCAGCCTGATACAGGTAactgctgtgagcagggagttggactagatgaccttcaaAGGCCCCTTTCAACCTAAATTATACTGTGATTTATGGCCTTTATGGGTAGGAGAAAAGGTATGACTCTTGGGTGTATTGACTGTAATAAAACATTAGTTGTTATGttacctgcctttttttttttttttttttccctctctaaggcaggagaaaaatgaGCCTTATGAAACTACCATAGAGTGTAAGTAAAGCTGAAAGGATTATTATGCCAGCTAAATACTAAGGGGCAATTCAGTGGAAAAATCGAGGAATGTAAAGTATGGGGTTCACTAGAGATTCCTCTTGCATCTGATTTTCTTGAAGGTGTCTGTTAATGTTCTAGATGATATGCTGTAGAAGGTGAAAATGTAATAAACCAGCAAGAAACAGGGAGAGCTGAATATGGTGGATGAGAGTAGGATTTTGATAAAGTACACGAATGGTCTGGAAAGTCTGGAATGAAATACAGTAGGGACAGTAATGAAATACAGTAGGCTGCTATGCTTAGACTGTAATAATCGGTTTAAATACAGATGGAAGACAGGTGCAGAGCACAAGTCCCTGGCTGCCATGAACAGTTGGATAAGTCTTAGTGAGTAGCTCTTCCATGAGCTTGCTCAGTTTCCTCCTGAATCCATTCttgtttttgtggttggttttgaaTCCATTCACTGGCAGCATCCTGTAGCAAAGAATTCTGTCTGTACCAATAATCTTCAACTACTTCAGCTGAAAGGCAGGTGTCAAAAGAGTTGGGAATATCCTATTTTCTGTGCCCAGAGGGCAGGAAGCGATGTGTAGATCAGTTAGTTGTCAGAAGAAGTTAATAGGGAACATGGAGATGGGCTTCTAGAGAAGGCTGTTTTGCCTCCAGTAATGAATGCCTTTGAGAAGTGTAATTAACAGTTCTCAGGGCAGGGGTAGTTGTTGGATTGCACTGGTACAGAGACATAGAGTAGGTAATTTCTAAAGGTACTTTACAGTTTGTTTCTGATCTGGTTTTGCTTGAAACAGCTTAACAAGCTATAGCTTATGGAGTACAGAGGTATGGTAttataatcatagaatcacagaatgtcTTGGGTTGCAAGGGTCCTGAAAGACCCCCTGCCACGGTCAGGGACgtcccccaccagcccaggctgctcccagccccgtccagcctggtcttgagccctgccagggatggggcacccacagctgctctgggcaacctgttccagtgcctcaccaccgtcacagggaaggatttcttccttatatctaatctaaatctaatGCTTGCAAATCATAAATTGGAACTTATTTCTGAGAGCGGTGATCTGGAAGACTAGTCCTGGTATTTGCAGGGAGCTAGCATGTGCTGGTTCAGGATTCAATGcaattttacagaaagaaatctttaaaaaacaaacctcaaaaaACCCTTGAGAATGGTTTTATGGTTGTTAGGCAAACCATTCAAATTCTGTCAAAGCACTGGTACTTAGCTAAACTGAAAGGTCTGTAAAAGAGAGCCCTTCAGATTTGATTCTGAATTATAGTGGCTctataaaaatgttcttaaagtAAATATGATAAAGTTTTGTTGGTATACTAAATGTGATAGTTCTGTGAGACATCTGTAGGTGAAATTTGCATTAAGAATAATGGAGTTTTCGATCTGCATTTAATGGATTGCTTCTTGACACTATCCCTTTATGGTTCATTTAGCAATGGGGATTTTCTTGTACATGTCCCAGAGAAATTGAGTTGATGGGCACAGGCTTGTGAGCGATTGCCTGCGGGGCTGATATTCCTGTTTGTCCCTTTTGGTCTCAGTATTGCATCAGCACTGTAGTGAGGCTGGATAATTTTTGTCTCCCAGGAGTCATTACCTTTTCTGGAGGGGACTATAAACTACTGGGAGTGGATTTATCAGAGCTGTCTGAGCTGGAGAGAGCcctggaggaagcagggctAGACAAAGAAATTCCCACCctcttcatagcagaggtgGTGCTCACCTACATGGAAAACAGCAGGTCAGTTGAGTTATCTGCTGTTAACTAGGTggtaaaatgaaaagaacaagcTTCTTTTTATGTACGCCACTCATGGCTGGGAGACCTGCTGTCTTGTAACTAAAGCTTCAGCAATTCTGTGGAAGTCCCAAACAGCTCCTTACTTCATAATTGTGATGGGATAATTGATGTCCATGACATCctaaaagggaggaaaaataagaaaaaccttGAACATGTgattttgaggtttttgttCTGCTCATCCCCTGAATTCTCTGCACAGATGGGAGAGGAGAGGTTCATAAGTTCCCAGCACAGGATTCTCTTTGGTATATTACCTGTGTCAGGATGCCTTAGTAGCATGCTTTATAGTGTTGCAGGAGGATAGATTTTGTCTGCCCCTCAGTGATTTAATTCCTTGTACACGATCTGCCTGACAGGTCAGATGCCTTGATTCAGTGGGCAGCAGAGCATTTCTCTCAGGCATGCTTTCTGCTGTATGAGCAGATGCACCCAGAGGACCCTTTTGGACGTGTCATGCAGCACATTTCAGCCAGCTGAACTCTGCACTTCATTCTTTGTCAAAGTATCCTGATTGTGAGGCACAGCGGAGGCGCTTTTTTGAAAAGGTAAGTACCTGCAGCTCTAAGGAACACATGAAGCGTGTCTTACCTGGGAAAGATTGTAGcattaaataattttggaagTCATCAGATGTGTCAGTTACGGGTTGAAGAAGACAGGGCCAAGGCTGGGCCACTGCCTTCTCTAGTAGCATGACTAGTCATTTGAAGGTCTTTCCAACCAACTTGCAGTCTGCTTTCTGGTATGGCGTTAAGGCAAGATGGGTTCCTCTGAGGCTTTTGGTATAAATTAAGTTCTTAGGAGCTTTACAGGTAAGAGATCTATTCTTACCAGACTCTGGGCTGCTCTTGTTCCAGCTAGACAGTCTTAAAGGCCCATGCAGGTGTTTAATTTAGggtctttgttttcttgtgcGAAGTGAGTCTATCCTTCCAGAGCTAATAATTTTGAGGGGTTTCTTTTTTAGGGCTGGACTGAGTGCAGCGTCGTGGATATGAATATGTTTTTCACCTGTTGTACTCTGGAAGATGAGCAGCAAAAAttgcaggctctggagccttttgATGAATATGAGGTAACTCTTCTTGATTCTGAACACCAGTGACCTGGTTTTGATATGATAAGGTGTCTGCAACTTCTTATGGTCATAGTTCTGTACAAGAGTTGCTGAAGCATAGGTGTTCATGGAGGCAGAAAGGATGTTGAATCAGGCAGTTCATGCAGAGCCTGCAGGAAGCTCCACTTGAAGCTGGGGCAGGTAGCACTGGAAGCAGACTCTTGCTTGTTCCTTCCCCAGTGAGCGGTCTCTTAGGGAGACAGCCTTAGCATAGCAAACTAGCTGGTGGTATAAAAGGTGCTGTTGATGCTAAAAGTTTGCATGGGTTCAAGGggcaattattttaatgaaagagaaGTCTATTGAGGATTActgaataatataaaaataaacctgttgTGAGTTTCCTGACTGCAAATGGTTGGGAGCTGTCCTGGGAGAAGTAGATGCACTCGTCCTGCTCTCCTGTGTTTCTGTAGGCTATTACTGTTTGTCATTGTTGGACTCAGGTTACTAGTTTCAGATGTTTTTGGTCTGATGTTGTGCAGCCATTTTCTATATTAATGACTGAAATTTAACTATGACTCTGTTCTTTGCCGTTTTTATGTTAACTGCTAGCGAAGTTTGCAACTATTTCAAGTGTAGAAGAGAAGTCAAAGATACTGAGTAACTTCAAGATAAAGATCCTGTAGGGCACTTACTAGAAGTTTCCCTTTCAATTTTgtgattttctgtttataattCTCTCTAGAAATCTAACAGCATGCAGTATGAAAACTAAGTTAGCTtgcttgcatttattttgccaACATGGAGGATCTGCTCTGCTACATGAATGCAAAATTGATCACTGAAAGATGCTGGCAGATTTGCAAAGTGGTGTAGAAATGCCTGCAAGAATTACTGTAGATCAAGACAATTGCTCatacagtgagaaagaaaagacattttatcattttctttaTAGAGGAGGTTAACACGTACACAAGTCTGAGCTGAAAAACGTGCACAGGAGTAAGATACGTGGTAACAGAGAGCTCTACAATTAGCCTTTGAGGTAAAGTAAGGTCCAGATCTTACTATAAGCAAGCTTGATTGAATTAggtaagaaatgtaaaatatacaCTTAGTGCTGAGGACAATTAATTTTTAGAATAATTTGTCTAGGGGTAAATAGTGGATTCTTCAATTCTTCAGTATTTACATTAACTTTTGGATATCACTTTTCAAAAGATGCTTTTTACTTTGGTAGATATTTGGGCAGTGATGCTAATATTGTGGTTTCTTGTGCcttttaaattcatatttatgCCTTCTAGTCACATAGTTGGCTGAATATATCCCACCCCATGGGAATGAACATACTAAATTCCCTGATGTCCATAAAAGCCAGGGTGGACCCTAGTGTTGCTCCTGACTACCTGTGCAATCCTTGTGCTTGTGCTTCTGCCTCTGAGGTATTCCAAGGCCAGACTGGAAATCGTATTTATGTATCATTGGCCAGCTGAGACCATATTGCACCTTTGAACGTTTGCAATTTCTTTGGGATCACTTCTGCTCCATGACCTTTAGGAAACCTTAATCCCTCTGGTATACAGCTCTCACTCTTTTCTATGATTAGAACTGGGAAGCATAAAGGGAAGCGgattccaaaaaaagaaagaagttcctCATGCAACATGTAATTATTCTGTGGaactccttgctgcagcagcttacAGATGATAAAAGTTTATGTGAGTTCAAAGAGCAACTGAATAGATTAATGGATGGGAAAACCATTGAGGATTGTTCAGTACAAAGACTCAGCTTCTTGCTTAGAAAATCCCTGAGCTGTACATTTTTGAAGATTGAGGTGAGGAAGGTATTTACACACTTGCTCTTTCTCAGATTCAGCTTTAGTCTTCTGATTTTGGCCACCATTGGAAACAGTGCTAGGCTAGGTTTTGATCACCCTGACCGTTCTGAGATCCTTACTATTGCTATAAGATTTTGAGGGGGATTGTTTGTTTTTGGGCTTGGCTGCAGGAATGGCATCTCAAATGTTCCCATTACTTTGTCTTGACTGCGTCAAAGGGGGTGGAACCTTCCTGGACACCATTGTTATCCAGTATGACAGGTACATACTGACTGGTTTTCATAGTATTCTTTTATCTCCTGCAGGCTTCACTGAGAGATTTTAGGAGACAGTAAAACCCTGGAAGGAACAGATGGGATGCTGCCACCTGAGTAGCTTTCTCCATCCTTCTAACAATGGTTCTGCTGTCCATAGTGAGGCCAGGGCCACCTCCTGACTCTAGTGGTTCTGATCAATTTCATTCTTATAGTTCATTGAACCTTCCAGTCTGAACAGCTCTTCTGTCTGTTTATATGTGGGGCCTTCCAGTGCATGGCTGCAATGCCAGTCTACCACGATCCTCCTTCTATTTTTGGTAACCCACAGGctctcctttttcagtttattccTGCTTGCCTCTATACATGGTCCTCTGAGCCGTTCTATCCTTCCAGCTTCCAAAAGGTTGTTATGTTTACTTACTGCGCTATCAAAGTATCGTCCAGCAGAGCACTCAGGAGCGTGTcatgaagttttgttttgttatccCCTGTGGGTGGAATTGTACATgtagtatttctgtttctgaaatgtttttaaatccGTACGTTACTTTTTTTAGGTAGGAGAAAAGTGGTACAGTTAGGGAAAAGCCAAGACCAAgactgtgtttctgtgattaAAAGGACTTGGCAGCAGTAGCAATCTAAGAAATACCTGCTTTTGgctgtttgcttcctttttcaGGGTGGAAAGCAGAAGgttatttttaagctgtttcaCATCACTAGTCTTGTTCGCAGTATAGCACCACAAGTAGATCTGTCTGCAACTGAAAGTCGAAATCCATGTTCTAGGGAGCAGgaaaaacagctggaaaaggatAAGGCAGGATGACGTTCGTTAACCTAACAAGGCTATTGTGTTGTGTCTTGATTCGATCTGAAAATGTGTAGTGAAATTGAAGCTAAATGGATGTGGGTGTGGTTAAATATATTGTGTGATTGTCACTAGTCCTTATGTTAAAACCTTAAAAGCTCCTAAACGCGCAGGCTCTATccataagttaaaaaaaatctggcatttGCTTAACTGACATGAGTACAGTGAAGACACTTGATTCATTAGAGACAGGAATAGGGTCTTTTTGCTGTTGACTGTTGTATTCCAAACTGATAGCAGGGGCTTTGAAAGTCTGGTAAAGTATCCattcttagatatttttttactggGAATGGCAAAAGGTATGTCTCAAGTACCAGTATGTGCCCCCAGCTATCCTATCAAATAGATTTGGGTCCCTCTTCAAGACAGTTGCAAGTACTAAGCCTTCTAACAGAGCACAGTAAGTATATTTTCTGAAACGAAAACACCcatcagtcttaaaaaaaataatctgtagaAAGACATGCAAGTCCAAGAAGatgaaattttttatttcatcaaacAATAGAAAGTCTTGTACTAAGCAGCATTCAGTAGACGTAATTTTTCTGGGTATGGCATACAAAAAAATAGACTGAGAGCTGCTTTTCCCGCACCTCATCATCTCTTACAACATAAGAGTAAGGCACTTGCTTAAAGCAAAGAAGACACAAATTTGAAAGTCATTAAAACAATTTGTACAACGTGTAAGTGAGCTAGAGTCTTGTGTTTAAAGCTTGTTTCACACTAAGGGATGTAGTATTTAGAGAGAAAGTATCTAgataactgaaaatattctcttATAGTAGGGCTGTTGGAATTAACAGAGATTATTCCTCATGCTTTAGAAttgtatttcagtgcttttctgaagGTAGGATCCAAATCTATCAAGAAACTTTGAAATCCAGCTTCCGGGtctttgtcctttttctgctgttctttgctaTTCAACTAGCCAAATATTGTCTTCATCAGAAAGGTACTCCCTTTGAAGGTATTGCAGTGATTCCTCTCTTGCTACAGCAGTTTAGGATACTGCAGTCTCTTAATCTTACTTCCACCCCATTAAAGCAATCTCAGAACTGTGTCAGGAGTTGAGGGAGCAGTAAACAGAAGTAAAGTTGGCACAGTGGTAGTTCAAACCATTAAGGCTTTATTTCTAGGGCATGTCAGGTTGTCTGTGTCCCCTGTCAACCTgcttcacaattttttttttttcttgaaaagctgTACAGACTTGCTCAATCTCTCATTTAAAACGTAGTCCTTGattcttgtttgtgcataaGTTCTTTGATTCTCTTTGGCTTGCAGTTTCTCATCATGAAGGTTCTGTCAGGATGGCTGGGAGTATCACTGCAGCAGTGTGTGCAATGCACTCTGAAGTTTCTGGCCTGAGATGTTACAGTCACCACTCTGTTCTTATAAAACCCAATGTGGTTCTCACCACTGGAGGCTTTGGGGAGGAGGATGGACAGCACTGCCGTATGAGAAATTTTCATGTGCTAATTAAGCATGCAGGCTACTGGAAAGCTGGctgtgtgaaaaagaaaaatcctgataAAAAATGGGGTGAGTTCCCATACTGATGCAAGCGTATGGAAGTCGTTTTTGTGCTGACAATGAAATAATGTCTAGTGGAAAAGTGATGTCACAGCATGGTTATGCTGGCAGTCAAAGAGATCTGAAGGTTCTGAATGCtaagtgccaggtcctgcacttgggtcataACAACTCTGTGCAACACCACAGAGTTGCGGAAGAGTGGGTGGGAAGCTGCCCAGCACAGGAGGagtgctggtcggcagccggctgggcatgagcccccagtgtgcccaggtggccacggtggccagcagcgccctggccggtgtcagcagcagtgtggccagcagggccaggcagtgcccgtccccctgtgctgggccctggtgcggccgcccctcgagccctgggctcagcgttgggcccctcacccccagacagacccggaggggctggagcgtgtccagagccgggcagggggctggggaagggtctagaGTACACGGCTTGTAAGGACtggctgaaggaactggggctgtttagcctggagaagaggaggctgaggagagGCCTTGCCACTCCCTACGACTACcagacaggaggctgtaggcaggtgggggttggtctcttttcccaggtaacaagtggTAGAATGAAAGGAAAgggcctcaggttgcaccaggggaggtttaggttggatattaggaaaaaattattccctgaaagagttgtcaagcactggaacaggctacccagggaagtggctgagtcaccatccctggaggtatttaaaaagcatgtagacatggtgcttagggatatggtttagtgaTGCAGTTGGACTTGATATTAACGGtcatttccaacctaaatgaatCAATGATTCTATACATTTCATGGGAGAAAGACCAGTGTGACCTGTGATGTTCTGTATCTCCACAGATGAGCAGTTGTACCATACTGTGTCGTGTCTCTCGAACAGCCTGGCCCTGGTGGTAGGAGGACGAACATCCCCAGCGAGTGCAGGCTTGGGAATGTTGTGGCTAAATTTCCCTGAAACCTGTAATGCTTCTGACCTAGGTGATATTACAGTGGACCTTTTAAgtgtgcagcctgctgctgaacCAGCTGCTTTGTGTTGGAGACACAGTACAACTGAAGTAATGTTCAAAGGTAAAAAGCCTGGAAAGAGTGGAAATGGCTGTAGGTATGCAGAGGTATAGAAATTCCAAATACATGGGGTAGTCCTGTCCAGAGAGTGAGGTCTAAAAGGCAAATTGTCATGATATAACCTTACTTTTTATGTAGTACAGGCTATGCGGTTAATGTTGGTGCATTGTATTCGTTTGAAACAATAGCTTTTTGctgaacatttctgaaagcataTGATCTTGATAGATTCATCACCACTTTAGAGAATCCAGTTACGTTTTGTAAAGGTTTTGTTCcagtggtgattttttttcccctgggctTAAAAGAGTCAAGGCTTAAATTTTGTGTGAATGTATTCTTATCGTATCCACCCAGTTCTTGTTGTGCCTTTTTGTTTGTCAAGCCCAGAAGTATATGTGAGAGGCTTTGCTAAATCTGACAAAAGGGACAGACTTGAGTAGTCTCAGCTGAGTTTCCTGAACTGAGCAACTGAACTCCTTGATCCAACAATTTGGCAGGATTTCAATTATCTATACCGTTAATACATGGTCAATTCATTACAGAACCTGTATGACAGATACCTTGTGATAATGACTTTTATTATAGATGAGCTGTAATCTTGTTAGCTTTCTAGATGCAGGGCAGGAATCAAAAAATAGAAATGACTGTAtagtgctggaaaaaaagttcataatgcatttttttaaagtgctacTATACACTTGCAACTGCAGTTTGGTTGGCTCCGCTCTCACAAACACACCTACCCACAAATTAAAAGACTCATTTCCAGCTGTTCCTGTTTAAGATGCAGGATGTGACCAGACAGGCATACTGACCAGCAACCTGCTTACATGTCACTAGccctttttatccttttatcCCTCTGTCTTCCTGTGTTCGTACCTCCACAAATCACTGATATCCATCCCTTTTCCTGCCTCTGATTCTCTCTTGAGCACCCCATAAGTCTTACGCAAACCCCAAATCCTCTTTCCCTGCAGTACCCACCTCCAGAGAGTTGCTCCTGTTTGCTCATTTTGATGAGTTTCACAGCTGGTAATGGGGCTGACAGTTCCCCTTGGGCAGCTCTGGGAGGAGCTGGGACATATTGTCTGATTCTGTAAGCATGTAATTGGGGTTCTCTTGCCTGCACAACTGCTACTGCTTCTCTGTGCCTCCTCTTGTGTGTGAGGAAATGAGCCTTTTATGGCTTGATTGCTCTCCTGGAAGCAGCTGAGGCAGGATATTATTTGGGTTCTGCCACCTTGTTTTGCCTCTGTGCTCCTCTTTGACTGTGCAGGTGAGCTTTTTAGCGTGTAACCTAGCACTGCGAGTGAGTGAGGCTTTGTATAAACAGATGcttacaagaaaagcaaagtaaatgTTAAGAATTCTTAGCGTTAAAAGAATTGCTAGTAAAGGAACAAAAACCAGAATGGAGAATACTGTTCTGCCATTATGTAAGTCCTAGAATtgcagaatggtttgggttggaagggaccataaagaccatccagttccaccccccctgccatggccagggacaccttccactaggcCAGGTCACTCAAAGACCCGTCCAGCCGGGCCTTGAACAgtgccagggatggagcatccacagcttctcggggcaacctgctccagtgtcttTCCACCCTTATAGTAAAGAATTCCTTACTTACGTCCAatgtaaatctaccctcttttagtttaaaaccattaccctttgtcctgtcactacaggcaGTGGTAAAAGTCTCTCCCactctttcttataagccccctttgaatactgaaaggctgcaataaggtgtCATTGGAAAGccttcttttcttcaggctaaacGACCTcaactctcagcctttcttcacgggagagatgctccagccctctaatcatttttgtggcctcctctggacccactctaAGATgttcatgtctgtcttgtactggaGACCCCAGAACCGGATGCAGcg of Falco cherrug isolate bFalChe1 chromosome 2, bFalChe1.pri, whole genome shotgun sequence contains these proteins:
- the LOC102050993 gene encoding LOW QUALITY PROTEIN: tRNA wybutosine-synthesizing protein 4-like (The sequence of the model RefSeq protein was modified relative to this genomic sequence to represent the inferred CDS: inserted 1 base in 1 codon), encoding TGLGGAGGNCPSLRSEPPWRRLAPPSRPGGPGRFSARGVATALRQRRVLLVPRRVQGASGSSALSKCSAAARGYIQDRFLPLLVGRRRRRAPLVHRGYYIRARAVDHCVQDFLLKTQSYPRTQILSLGAGFDSLRFRLKDVGLLHHTVVYEVDFLNVACQKAALIKRMKELSALVGDTGGEGLGVITFSGGDYKLLGVDLSELSELERALEEAGLDKEIPTLFIAEVVLTYMENSRSDALIQWAAEHFSQACFLLYEQMHPEDPFGRVMQXHFSQLNSALHSLSKYPDCEAQRRRFFEKGWTECSVVDMNMFFTCCTLEDEQQKLQALEPFDEYEEWHLKCSHYFVLTASKGVEPSWTPLLSSMTVSHHEGSVRMAGSITAAVCAMHSEVSGLRCYSHHSVLIKPNVVLTTGGFGEEDGQHCRMRNFHVLIKHAGYWKAGCVKKKNPDKKWDEQLYHTVSCLSNSLALVVGGRTSPASAGLGMLWLNFPETCNASDLGDITVDLLSVQPAAEPAALCWRHSTTEVMFKGKKYLFLYGGRSAVEPVLGDWYFLHTQELFCTVIPVEGPVPESRHSHSACSWKGGVLIAGGLGEAEQPLGSVFFLREPEHGFQWQTVETHPSLIPRYSHTAHVHDGKLLLVGGVWFHSSSVPGITVLDLMTGLCLDYTINVVSTDIFLSA